The following proteins are co-located in the Hyalangium minutum genome:
- the pdxA gene encoding 4-hydroxythreonine-4-phosphate dehydrogenase PdxA, translated as MGISLGDVSGIGPEVTAAALALPRVRRELVPVVFGDGPTLARFPIFKKYARATPETLSRATGPTVCEVSTLAEKDRRPGKPSAAGGRAQYTYVTAAIEAARAGHVDALCTAPVSKEQISRAGIPFMGHTEVLAEAFGVEVLMLMDGPRVRIALATNHVPVSALPQLLTVEKLTEQLVLLSRELKPVVGRRPRIAVLGLNPHAGEGGLLGREEVEIISPAIQQARKARVDAHGPIPADGLFARPDDIPYDAVLAMYHDQGLIPAKALDFERTVNVTLGLPVPRTSPDHGTAYSLAGTGKASRVPMVEALLKAALLARARLRR; from the coding sequence GTGGGTATCTCCCTGGGCGATGTGTCCGGCATCGGCCCAGAGGTGACGGCAGCGGCGCTGGCGCTGCCTCGGGTGCGCCGGGAGCTGGTGCCAGTGGTGTTCGGAGACGGCCCCACGCTGGCGCGCTTTCCGATCTTCAAGAAGTACGCGCGCGCCACTCCGGAGACACTGAGCCGGGCCACGGGCCCCACCGTGTGCGAGGTATCCACGCTGGCCGAGAAGGATCGCCGGCCGGGCAAGCCCTCCGCGGCAGGAGGGCGCGCCCAGTACACTTATGTGACGGCGGCCATCGAGGCCGCGCGCGCCGGGCACGTCGATGCGCTGTGCACAGCACCGGTGTCCAAGGAGCAGATTTCCCGCGCGGGGATTCCCTTCATGGGACACACCGAGGTGCTGGCAGAGGCATTCGGCGTCGAGGTGCTGATGCTGATGGATGGGCCTCGGGTGCGCATCGCACTGGCCACCAACCACGTGCCCGTGTCCGCGCTGCCCCAGCTGCTGACGGTGGAGAAGCTCACGGAGCAGCTCGTGCTGCTGTCGCGAGAGCTGAAGCCCGTGGTGGGACGCCGCCCGCGCATCGCGGTGCTGGGCCTCAATCCCCACGCGGGCGAGGGCGGGCTCTTGGGGCGCGAGGAAGTGGAGATCATCTCTCCCGCCATCCAGCAAGCCCGGAAGGCGCGGGTGGATGCGCACGGACCGATTCCCGCGGATGGCCTGTTCGCGCGGCCGGATGACATCCCCTACGACGCGGTGCTGGCCATGTACCACGACCAGGGCCTCATCCCCGCCAAGGCCCTGGACTTCGAGCGCACCGTGAACGTGACGCTGGGACTCCCGGTGCCTCGCACGTCGCCAGACCACGGCACCGCGTACTCGCTCGCGGGCACGGGCAAGGCCAGCCGCGTGCCCATGGTGGAGGCGCTGCTCAAGGCAGCGCTCCTGGCTCGGGCCAGGCTCAGAAGATGA
- a CDS encoding double-CXXCG motif protein — protein MRYYFVDYSRAPQYSGTFSASHKWGLPGIHCPLCDATWSTGSNAYPSVDLSHVPDQTKYSARLEEDYAEFERLREQVRSLVPPGVPLWPGTEFGPLEGSARGEFGPLYMYFSYAMLLRGETLRHLQAEAVQGLKGCRTKVAFRKKDPPELLELELLPRGHLHPDCLPADREPPCPKCGRRGWKRPDDLILSAASLPQDLDVFRLEDFLTTIIASERFVETARRLGYEQDIVFRELPTR, from the coding sequence ATGCGCTACTACTTCGTGGATTACTCCCGGGCTCCACAGTACTCGGGAACCTTTAGCGCTTCACACAAGTGGGGATTGCCGGGTATCCACTGCCCTCTGTGCGATGCGACTTGGTCCACCGGGTCGAATGCTTACCCTTCGGTGGACCTCTCTCACGTGCCGGATCAAACGAAGTACTCGGCACGGCTGGAAGAGGACTATGCCGAGTTCGAGCGGCTGCGCGAGCAGGTGCGCTCGCTGGTGCCACCTGGTGTACCGCTGTGGCCGGGAACAGAATTCGGACCTCTTGAAGGATCAGCCCGAGGTGAGTTCGGCCCTCTCTACATGTACTTCTCGTACGCCATGTTGCTGCGGGGCGAGACACTCCGACACCTGCAGGCCGAAGCTGTCCAAGGCCTCAAGGGATGCCGCACGAAGGTGGCCTTCCGCAAGAAGGACCCGCCCGAGTTGCTGGAACTTGAGCTGTTGCCTCGAGGCCATTTGCATCCGGACTGCTTGCCCGCAGATCGTGAGCCTCCGTGCCCAAAGTGTGGTCGCAGAGGGTGGAAACGCCCGGATGATCTCATCCTCAGCGCCGCGTCTCTCCCCCAGGACCTGGACGTATTCCGGCTGGAGGACTTCCTAACGACGATCATCGCCTCCGAGCGCTTCGTCGAGACCGCACGGCGCCTCGGCTACGAGCAGGACATCGTCTTCCGCGAGCTTCCCACCCGATAG
- a CDS encoding fatty acid desaturase family protein → MSQPERFFDPSTVDLEGFQRELKALREELDASLGEADAKHLRKIERWGRVATLLGLATCWLVPNPLSAAALSLGRSTRWLLMHHVGHRGYDQVPSLPAGRTSKGFARGGRRWLDWLDWMLPDAWIFEHNVLHHSHTGEEADPDLLERNAEDTLRDTRRPLVLRYLQLGLLALTWRASYYAPETLSAWRRKGRRESSSLSRAERWELVTRCYAPYAVCCFVLLPALFLPLGVWAAFSALCNSVLADLLTNLHTFLVVGPNHTGGDLYRFDAPPESRGARFVQQVVGSANYRTGGDLNDFAHLWLNYQIEHHLWPDLPMLKYREAQPKVRALCERYGVPYVQESVWTRVRKMVDVVVGKASMRRLAPLATRRIAAQE, encoded by the coding sequence ATGTCCCAGCCCGAGCGCTTCTTTGATCCCTCCACCGTGGACCTGGAGGGCTTTCAGCGGGAGCTGAAGGCGCTGCGGGAGGAACTGGACGCCTCGCTGGGGGAGGCCGATGCGAAGCACCTGCGGAAGATCGAGCGCTGGGGCCGGGTGGCCACGCTGCTGGGGCTGGCCACGTGCTGGCTGGTGCCCAACCCGCTGAGCGCGGCGGCGCTGAGCCTGGGGCGCTCCACGCGCTGGCTGCTGATGCACCACGTGGGACACCGCGGGTATGACCAGGTGCCGTCCCTGCCCGCAGGCCGCACGAGCAAGGGGTTTGCGCGTGGAGGACGCCGGTGGCTGGACTGGCTGGACTGGATGCTCCCGGACGCGTGGATCTTCGAGCACAACGTGCTCCACCATTCACACACGGGCGAGGAGGCGGATCCAGATCTGCTCGAGCGCAATGCCGAGGACACGCTGCGCGACACGCGCCGGCCGCTGGTGCTTCGCTATCTGCAGCTCGGGTTGCTCGCGCTGACGTGGCGGGCCAGCTATTACGCGCCGGAGACGCTGAGTGCGTGGCGTCGCAAGGGCCGCCGGGAGAGCTCCTCGCTCTCCCGGGCCGAGCGGTGGGAGCTGGTGACGCGGTGCTACGCGCCCTATGCGGTGTGCTGCTTCGTGCTGCTCCCGGCGCTGTTCTTGCCGCTGGGGGTGTGGGCGGCGTTCAGCGCGCTGTGCAACTCGGTGCTGGCGGATCTGCTCACGAACCTGCACACCTTCCTCGTGGTGGGGCCCAACCACACGGGCGGAGATCTCTACCGGTTCGACGCGCCGCCCGAGAGCCGGGGCGCCCGGTTCGTGCAGCAGGTGGTGGGGAGCGCCAACTACCGCACGGGCGGGGACCTGAACGACTTCGCGCACCTGTGGCTGAACTATCAGATTGAGCATCACCTCTGGCCGGATCTGCCGATGCTCAAGTACCGCGAGGCACAGCCGAAGGTGCGCGCCCTGTGCGAGCGGTATGGTGTGCCCTACGTGCAGGAGAGCGTCTGGACGCGGGTGCGGAAGATGGTGGACGTGGTGGTCGGCAAGGCCTCCATGCGGAGGCTGGCACCGCTCGCCACGCGGCGGATCGCGGCCCAGGAGTAG
- a CDS encoding GAF domain-containing protein, which produces MAWGLIVDPDTASSSKFHALLVELGLEPISVPDGKAAKATLLKRSDDPAVVITELSLAGIDGFELIREVRKRSPFARIIVVSSFVKMRNAALERKELLGIQEVLAKGIPLESYRRAVHRVLGRTPPEASTTAASPGEPPGPLAPVLPPRPVPFRAGVPAESAAAALARERARLAKLASLQLVDEGPPEESLQRLVQETAQAFNVPIALLSLVFEDRQWFKAHVGLAGQVLQDRGTERDVALCAHVVEAEQPGPLVVPDATTHPVFSTNRLVREGLFRSYAGAPLITREGTVLGTLCILDRQPLSISAEQVDALVALARRVAGELELRVQLRRSQHSLHVERNAHAMQRLRADVLAAALNGLDDAVMILDHRRVILFANEYMALLADRTVAELIGQPRDVFVRSFATRFQDPLDFMRRVRVLADGPYVGREDFELQQFPRRVVRWMSKPVAFADGQFGQVTVYRDVTEEVELAEERAQRLNQEFFRRG; this is translated from the coding sequence ATGGCCTGGGGACTGATCGTCGATCCTGATACCGCGTCTTCCTCGAAGTTTCATGCCTTGCTGGTGGAGCTGGGCCTCGAGCCCATCTCCGTTCCGGATGGCAAGGCCGCCAAGGCCACGCTCCTCAAGCGCAGCGATGATCCCGCCGTGGTCATCACCGAGCTGTCGCTCGCGGGCATCGATGGCTTCGAGCTCATCCGCGAGGTCCGGAAGCGCTCGCCTTTTGCCAGGATCATCGTGGTCTCCTCCTTCGTGAAGATGCGCAACGCGGCGCTCGAGCGGAAGGAGTTGCTGGGTATCCAAGAGGTCCTCGCCAAGGGCATTCCCCTCGAGTCCTACCGCCGGGCCGTCCATCGCGTGCTCGGACGCACGCCGCCAGAGGCCTCTACTACAGCCGCTTCTCCAGGCGAGCCTCCCGGGCCTCTCGCTCCGGTTCTACCGCCCCGCCCCGTGCCATTTCGGGCCGGTGTTCCCGCCGAGAGTGCCGCCGCCGCCTTGGCTCGTGAGCGGGCGCGTCTGGCGAAGCTGGCCAGCCTGCAGCTCGTGGATGAGGGGCCGCCCGAGGAGTCGCTCCAGCGGCTCGTGCAGGAGACGGCCCAGGCCTTCAACGTGCCCATCGCGCTCCTGTCCCTGGTGTTCGAGGACCGGCAGTGGTTCAAGGCGCACGTGGGGCTCGCGGGCCAGGTGCTCCAGGACCGCGGCACCGAGCGCGATGTGGCGCTCTGCGCCCATGTGGTGGAGGCGGAGCAGCCCGGGCCCCTGGTGGTCCCCGATGCCACCACTCACCCCGTCTTCAGCACCAACCGGCTGGTGCGCGAGGGCTTGTTCCGCTCGTACGCGGGCGCTCCCCTCATCACCCGTGAGGGCACAGTGCTGGGGACGCTGTGCATCCTCGACCGGCAGCCGCTGTCCATCTCCGCCGAGCAGGTGGATGCGCTGGTGGCGCTGGCACGCCGGGTGGCCGGAGAGCTCGAACTGCGCGTCCAGCTTCGCAGGAGCCAGCACTCGCTCCATGTGGAGCGGAATGCTCATGCGATGCAGCGCCTGCGCGCGGACGTCCTGGCGGCCGCGCTCAACGGGCTGGATGACGCGGTGATGATCCTGGATCACCGGCGCGTCATCCTCTTCGCCAACGAGTACATGGCCCTGCTGGCGGACCGCACCGTGGCCGAGCTGATCGGCCAGCCCCGCGATGTGTTCGTCCGCTCCTTCGCCACTCGCTTCCAGGACCCCTTGGACTTCATGCGGCGGGTGCGCGTCCTCGCGGACGGTCCCTACGTGGGGCGCGAGGACTTCGAGCTCCAGCAGTTTCCCCGGCGCGTGGTCCGCTGGATGTCCAAGCCCGTGGCCTTCGCGGATGGCCAGTTCGGCCAGGTCACCGTCTACCGGGACGTGACGGAGGAAGTGGAACTCGCCGAGGAGCGCGCCCAGCGGTTGAACCAGGAGTTCTTCCGCCGAGGATGA
- a CDS encoding peptidylprolyl isomerase: MPSALRSLLLLTLPLVACERAPAPGRAEVDVRHTREEAGTPVARWQGDMLTAEALEQRFLEMSPALRERYQTPEAKREYVESVARFELLAREALERGLQNDPEVLASFKRALVSRLTRQQLEKADVTVTDAEVAEAYAKERDSFSRPAQVRLSHVFLAAPRGDAARVATVRARAEALMKQIRALPPADFKSFGQVAREQSEEPRTQPLDGDMRFLSDEALARAYGPEVLAAARELKESGDVVGPVQTEQGFHLLKLNGRLPAVDLSLEEVREQLTQRLRGLKQNRAWADFLEGLERRQGLSVDAAALARVPVDMSAPMRAPLGPLPGTVPAPYASEGEMP; encoded by the coding sequence ATGCCTTCTGCCCTTCGCTCCCTGCTTCTGCTCACGCTGCCGCTGGTGGCGTGCGAGCGCGCGCCCGCCCCGGGACGCGCCGAGGTGGACGTGCGCCACACGCGCGAGGAAGCCGGCACTCCGGTGGCGCGCTGGCAGGGGGACATGCTCACCGCCGAGGCGCTGGAGCAGCGCTTCCTGGAGATGAGCCCCGCCCTGCGCGAGCGCTACCAGACGCCCGAGGCCAAGCGCGAGTACGTGGAGAGCGTGGCCCGCTTCGAGCTGCTGGCGCGCGAGGCGCTCGAGCGGGGGCTGCAGAATGACCCCGAGGTGCTGGCCAGCTTCAAGCGGGCCCTGGTGAGCCGGTTGACCCGCCAGCAGCTGGAGAAGGCCGACGTCACGGTGACCGACGCCGAGGTGGCCGAGGCCTATGCGAAGGAGCGGGACAGCTTCTCGCGGCCCGCCCAGGTGCGCCTGTCGCACGTCTTCCTGGCGGCGCCTCGCGGAGATGCGGCCCGGGTGGCCACGGTTCGTGCCCGAGCCGAGGCGCTGATGAAGCAGATCCGCGCGCTGCCTCCCGCTGACTTCAAGTCCTTCGGGCAGGTGGCCCGGGAGCAGAGCGAGGAGCCTCGCACCCAGCCGCTGGATGGGGACATGCGCTTCCTCTCCGACGAGGCGCTCGCTCGCGCGTATGGCCCCGAGGTGCTCGCGGCGGCACGTGAGCTGAAAGAGTCGGGCGATGTGGTGGGGCCGGTGCAGACAGAGCAGGGCTTCCACCTCCTCAAGCTGAACGGACGGCTGCCCGCGGTGGACCTCTCCTTGGAGGAGGTACGCGAGCAGCTCACCCAGCGGCTTCGAGGCCTGAAGCAGAACCGAGCCTGGGCGGACTTCCTGGAGGGCTTGGAGCGCCGCCAGGGGCTCTCCGTGGACGCGGCAGCGCTGGCGCGGGTGCCGGTGGACATGTCCGCGCCCATGCGTGCGCCCTTGGGGCCGCTGCCGGGGACGGTGCCCGCCCCCTATGCCTCTGAGGGGGAAATGCCATGA
- a CDS encoding AgmX/PglI C-terminal domain-containing protein produces the protein MVENPTERTDPLSVQGAAWKEHHGSGVSGDVHEALDAELDAYLDRELSAQLPVEAKPAPETEKPAERLQSVLALAAEEEQWLRGKPAVEPSAENAQDIESTACEVPEHLRVKPEPELGPASPVDPSRLEAPWAPLPAPLPGLAMAPHLMQQGRNLPVAPAPAAPSRAPWLMVGALTGVSAASAFVAAMLWMTRDSLPDRAQVMAAYAPAGTVATVAAAAVLEPVLVVKDSPLPREPGRLVADWVSVANGTVEAVPGPVVPGRAVATREPTPPAPVPAPQAEPAAGAVAQAASIPEPKTSLEAASIAHAVPVPVPGAVVPGDKAGASVSRSPGPVGTSVKAEALPSREKVQARRAPAVEARRQLEDPSLEDAEEEELPVLQPPQETRAPVVAKAEPPPAPQSEADDGSEFDEEFARKLGFTKDAIQKKPESTRVKSVWVPPDPDANLPETLAPDDIQQVVIANQPAISSCIQRHKEAIPGLSGGKFMVRWFILPSGSTQQATMETKALKGTALATCVEDVVRGWKFPKHRTQMGAIRFPFIF, from the coding sequence GTGGTCGAGAATCCAACGGAGCGGACGGATCCGCTCTCCGTCCAAGGCGCGGCGTGGAAGGAACATCACGGCAGCGGTGTCTCAGGAGATGTGCACGAGGCACTCGACGCGGAGCTGGATGCGTATCTGGATCGGGAGCTGTCCGCCCAGCTTCCGGTGGAGGCGAAGCCTGCGCCTGAGACGGAGAAGCCCGCGGAGCGTCTGCAGAGCGTGCTCGCGCTGGCGGCTGAAGAGGAGCAGTGGCTGCGCGGGAAGCCCGCGGTGGAGCCGTCCGCGGAGAACGCTCAGGACATCGAGAGCACGGCGTGTGAAGTCCCAGAGCACCTGAGGGTGAAGCCGGAACCCGAGCTGGGTCCTGCTTCGCCTGTGGATCCGTCCCGTCTGGAGGCCCCGTGGGCTCCGCTGCCTGCGCCCTTGCCGGGGTTGGCCATGGCGCCGCACCTGATGCAGCAGGGGAGGAACCTCCCTGTGGCTCCCGCTCCTGCGGCGCCGAGCCGCGCGCCGTGGCTGATGGTGGGAGCCCTGACGGGGGTGAGCGCTGCGAGCGCATTCGTCGCGGCGATGCTCTGGATGACGCGAGACAGCCTGCCGGACCGGGCGCAGGTGATGGCCGCCTATGCACCCGCGGGCACAGTGGCCACGGTGGCTGCTGCGGCGGTTCTGGAGCCTGTGCTCGTCGTGAAGGACTCGCCGCTCCCGCGCGAGCCGGGGCGGCTCGTCGCGGACTGGGTCTCGGTGGCGAACGGGACTGTGGAGGCGGTGCCGGGACCGGTGGTTCCCGGGAGGGCGGTGGCCACGCGTGAGCCGACACCTCCCGCGCCGGTGCCCGCGCCACAGGCGGAGCCCGCTGCTGGAGCCGTGGCTCAGGCCGCGTCAATCCCCGAGCCCAAGACTTCGCTGGAGGCCGCGTCGATCGCGCACGCCGTGCCGGTGCCTGTTCCGGGGGCGGTGGTTCCCGGTGACAAGGCCGGGGCCTCGGTGTCGCGAAGCCCGGGGCCGGTGGGCACCTCCGTGAAGGCCGAGGCGCTCCCGTCACGTGAGAAGGTCCAAGCGCGGAGGGCTCCGGCCGTGGAGGCTCGGCGCCAGCTCGAGGACCCGTCCCTAGAGGATGCCGAGGAGGAAGAGCTTCCGGTGCTTCAGCCGCCGCAGGAGACACGTGCTCCGGTGGTGGCGAAGGCTGAGCCTCCTCCGGCGCCACAGAGCGAAGCCGATGACGGCTCCGAGTTCGACGAGGAGTTCGCGCGGAAGCTGGGCTTCACGAAGGATGCGATCCAGAAGAAGCCGGAGTCCACGCGTGTGAAGTCGGTGTGGGTTCCTCCGGATCCGGACGCGAACCTCCCGGAGACGCTCGCGCCCGATGACATCCAGCAGGTGGTGATCGCGAACCAGCCGGCCATCTCCTCTTGCATCCAGCGGCACAAGGAGGCGATCCCCGGGCTGAGCGGGGGCAAGTTCATGGTGCGGTGGTTCATCCTGCCGAGCGGCTCCACCCAGCAGGCCACGATGGAGACGAAGGCGTTGAAGGGGACCGCGCTGGCGACCTGCGTCGAAGACGTGGTGCGCGGGTGGAAGTTCCCGAAGCACCGGACTCAGATGGGGGCGATCCGCTTCCCCTTCATCTTCTGA
- a CDS encoding TIGR02269 family lipoprotein: MWLLLGTALTACASVPVASNEEAEESEQAAPFAELCAQAGSLVPICGASQCGLYPCREVVEHLSTSGQVLLARTGGMVLPGPGSSAQRYWGSADGLPLNSNPVFIIPWGPKPPLLPSQKKMLEELEAERRKPHEKHHIFPQEPDLKRWFTRKGINIHEFTMPLLVDVHRRIHHPPPPGGAWNEAWRQYKDSHDNAPKEEIYRYAGQLIYEFELVGPIVPYYRQWTQPPPIGG; this comes from the coding sequence ATGTGGCTGCTGCTGGGTACAGCGCTGACAGCCTGTGCGTCCGTGCCAGTGGCCTCAAACGAGGAAGCTGAGGAGTCGGAACAAGCCGCACCCTTCGCAGAGCTTTGCGCCCAAGCGGGCAGCCTGGTGCCGATCTGCGGCGCAAGCCAGTGTGGCCTTTACCCTTGCCGGGAGGTGGTGGAGCACCTCTCCACTTCGGGTCAGGTGCTGTTGGCTCGCACCGGCGGCATGGTGCTCCCGGGCCCTGGCAGCTCAGCTCAGAGGTACTGGGGCAGCGCCGATGGCCTGCCGCTGAACTCGAATCCCGTCTTCATCATCCCTTGGGGTCCCAAGCCACCGCTCCTGCCCAGCCAGAAGAAGATGCTGGAGGAGCTGGAGGCTGAGCGGCGTAAGCCTCACGAGAAGCACCACATCTTTCCTCAGGAGCCGGATCTTAAGAGGTGGTTCACTCGGAAAGGCATCAACATTCACGAGTTCACGATGCCGTTGCTCGTGGATGTACACCGTCGCATCCACCATCCCCCACCTCCGGGTGGGGCGTGGAACGAAGCGTGGCGGCAGTACAAGGACAGCCACGACAATGCTCCCAAGGAAGAGATTTACCGGTATGCAGGGCAGCTCATCTATGAGTTCGAGTTGGTCGGCCCAATCGTCCCCTATTACCGGCAGTGGACGCAGCCACCACCGATCGGCGGGTGA
- a CDS encoding peptidyl-prolyl cis-trans isomerase, whose translation MRPFPTRTSPLLLVTLALGTLGAVGCNKPPEAEPDANVVATVNGEGVRRADFEQELTRELSSSEGPELTPEEVEPFKRALLDSIVKRLLLLQEAKQHNITVTPEEVDRQMLRLTGDYPTDSFSDALAQGQLSLAELRARESQRLIIEKLFANHVYARVAVTEEELRAYFTAHEAEFQEPEEVHAAQLVVKGLDEAKRVQALLKSGKKFADLARRYSLSADAKVGGDLGFFPRGQMPKAFDDVVFNMRPGQVSDVVSTEYGFHLFKVIEFKPGRKRDLAEVRGQIEARIVMLKQSEAQEAFEKELQEKAKIWVNEAALQTIRGKPVPQAPAAE comes from the coding sequence ATGCGCCCCTTTCCTACCCGCACTTCTCCGCTCCTCCTCGTGACCCTGGCGCTCGGCACCCTGGGCGCGGTGGGCTGCAACAAGCCGCCCGAGGCGGAGCCCGATGCCAACGTGGTGGCCACGGTGAATGGCGAGGGGGTGCGCCGCGCCGACTTCGAACAGGAGCTGACGCGGGAGCTGTCCTCCTCCGAGGGCCCCGAGCTCACGCCCGAGGAGGTAGAGCCCTTCAAGCGGGCGCTGCTGGACAGCATCGTGAAGCGGCTGCTGCTGTTGCAGGAGGCGAAGCAGCACAACATCACCGTGACGCCGGAGGAGGTGGACCGGCAGATGCTGCGGCTGACGGGCGACTACCCCACGGACAGCTTCAGCGACGCGCTGGCACAGGGGCAGCTGTCGCTGGCCGAGCTGCGGGCGCGCGAGTCCCAGCGGCTCATCATCGAGAAGCTCTTCGCGAACCACGTGTACGCGCGCGTGGCGGTGACGGAGGAGGAGCTGCGCGCGTACTTCACGGCCCACGAGGCGGAGTTCCAGGAGCCGGAGGAGGTCCACGCGGCGCAGTTGGTGGTGAAGGGGCTGGACGAGGCCAAGCGGGTGCAGGCACTGCTGAAATCGGGGAAGAAGTTCGCGGATCTGGCGCGGCGCTACTCGCTGAGCGCGGACGCGAAGGTGGGCGGGGACTTGGGGTTCTTCCCGCGTGGGCAGATGCCGAAGGCGTTCGATGACGTGGTGTTCAACATGCGGCCGGGACAGGTGTCGGACGTGGTGTCCACGGAGTACGGCTTCCACCTGTTCAAGGTCATCGAGTTCAAGCCGGGCCGGAAGCGGGACCTCGCGGAGGTGCGAGGGCAGATCGAGGCGCGCATCGTGATGCTCAAGCAGTCCGAGGCGCAGGAGGCCTTCGAGAAGGAACTGCAGGAGAAGGCCAAAATCTGGGTGAACGAGGCAGCACTGCAGACCATCCGTGGCAAGCCTGTGCCGCAGGCCCCGGCGGCGGAGTAG
- a CDS encoding peptidylprolyl isomerase — protein sequence MKTWLGVIAVAVLVVAGAARAELVDKVAAVVNRDIIALSEVQQRASPELARLTERDPRKRTEQRNQVMKLALDQLIAEKLVEAEVKELGLTSSASEIDEAMADVQRQNSITDPAQFEQLLAREGYTLKTYKEFLGKQIARGKLMQLKVSSKIKVSEEDLKAAYAQYAKNEGEDVEVHARHILVSVDPKATPEEVEAARKKALTIMEEARRPGMDFSSLAKARSEGPSKEDGGDLGFFRRGVMVPAFEKAAFSLKEGEVSEPIRTNFGWHVLKVEERRAVGVADYEELRPKLEMQLRQQKTEKFVDQYVQELKKKAVIEVKL from the coding sequence ATGAAGACGTGGCTGGGAGTCATCGCGGTGGCCGTGCTGGTGGTGGCGGGGGCGGCGCGCGCGGAGCTGGTGGACAAGGTGGCGGCGGTGGTGAACCGCGACATCATCGCACTGTCCGAGGTGCAGCAGCGGGCCTCGCCGGAGCTGGCGCGGCTGACGGAGCGGGATCCGCGCAAGCGCACCGAGCAGCGCAACCAGGTGATGAAGCTGGCGCTGGACCAGCTCATCGCGGAGAAGCTGGTGGAGGCGGAGGTGAAGGAGCTGGGGTTGACGTCCTCGGCCTCGGAGATCGACGAGGCGATGGCGGACGTGCAGCGGCAGAACAGCATCACGGATCCGGCGCAGTTCGAGCAGTTGCTGGCGCGCGAGGGCTACACGCTGAAGACCTACAAGGAGTTCCTCGGCAAGCAGATTGCGCGCGGCAAGCTCATGCAGCTGAAGGTGTCGTCGAAGATCAAGGTGTCCGAGGAGGACCTGAAGGCGGCCTACGCGCAGTACGCGAAGAACGAGGGCGAGGACGTGGAGGTGCACGCGCGGCACATCCTGGTGTCGGTGGATCCGAAGGCGACGCCGGAGGAGGTGGAGGCGGCGCGGAAGAAGGCGCTGACCATCATGGAGGAGGCGCGGCGGCCGGGGATGGACTTCTCGTCGCTGGCGAAGGCGCGCAGCGAGGGCCCGAGCAAGGAGGACGGTGGAGACCTGGGCTTCTTCCGGCGCGGAGTGATGGTGCCGGCGTTCGAGAAGGCGGCGTTCTCGCTGAAGGAGGGCGAGGTGAGCGAGCCAATCCGCACCAACTTTGGATGGCACGTGCTGAAGGTGGAGGAGCGGCGAGCGGTGGGGGTGGCGGACTACGAGGAGCTGCGGCCGAAGCTGGAGATGCAGCTGCGGCAACAGAAGACGGAGAAGTTCGTCGACCAGTACGTGCAGGAGCTGAAGAAGAAGGCCGTCATCGAGGTGAAGCTCTGA